In Thermodesulfobacteriota bacterium, one genomic interval encodes:
- a CDS encoding glycine cleavage system protein H gives MTNFAGEFFYYDLFATKGIEYIIVIGFLLALVGFWKWVSTSPYAETLVPAEAGFARWFLFPENLYYHRGHTWAKEEEGYLKVGIDDFAQKLVGRPEAIELPSVGEKLDQGGRAIKFRVDSKAIEMVSPVKGEVVDINEEVLKNPSVLTEDPYEKGWLIKVRPDDTKRNLRNLISGSLAKVWFEESVEALKERISGRLGYLLQDGGVPVSGMAKMIDERNWDRICREFFLTED, from the coding sequence ATGACAAACTTTGCGGGAGAATTCTTTTACTATGACCTTTTTGCAACGAAAGGCATCGAGTACATAATCGTCATCGGATTCTTGCTCGCCCTTGTGGGATTTTGGAAATGGGTCAGCACGTCGCCTTACGCTGAGACACTGGTACCGGCCGAAGCAGGCTTTGCGCGGTGGTTTTTATTTCCCGAAAACCTCTACTATCACAGAGGGCACACATGGGCGAAAGAGGAGGAAGGCTATCTGAAAGTGGGAATTGATGATTTTGCACAAAAACTTGTGGGTAGACCAGAAGCCATAGAGCTCCCTTCTGTTGGAGAGAAGCTGGACCAGGGAGGTCGCGCTATAAAGTTCCGGGTGGATTCAAAGGCTATAGAAATGGTCTCTCCCGTGAAAGGAGAGGTTGTCGATATCAATGAAGAGGTACTTAAGAACCCTAGCGTTCTGACAGAAGATCCTTACGAGAAAGGATGGCTCATAAAGGTCAGGCCTGATGATACGAAAAGAAATCTGCGTAATCTCATATCCGGTTCCCTTGCTAAGGTGTGGTTTGAAGAGTCGGTTGAGGCCCTAAAGGAGAGGATAAGTGGAAGACTTGGCTACCTTTTGCAGGACGGTGGTGTGCCTGTCTCTGGAATGGCAAAGATGATAGATGAGAGAAACTGGGACAGGATCTGTAGGGAATTCTTCTTAACTGAGGATTGA
- a CDS encoding Wzz/FepE/Etk N-terminal domain-containing protein codes for MNERSFQPTYEEEIDLIRIIEILKKHIRLILACVFLVTVLAGIWAFLMEPTYEVKAIISPVTG; via the coding sequence GTGAATGAGAGATCCTTTCAGCCCACATATGAAGAAGAAATAGACCTCATACGAATCATAGAAATCCTAAAAAAGCACATAAGACTCATTTTGGCGTGTGTGTTTCTAGTTACTGTCCTTGCGGGTATTTGGGCCTTTCTTATGGAACCGACATACGAAGTGAAAGCTATTATATCGCCAGTTACTGG